The bacterium genome segment AATCTTCGGACGTCACGGCATCGACTTCTGCTGCGGCGGGGGACGTACGATCCGAGAAGCCTGTGAGGCCAAGGGGCTCGACACCGATTCGATCCTCGAAGAGATCCGCAACCAGCTGGCGGAATCAGACGCCGACCTGGAATGCTGGGACGAGGCTCCTCTCAACGACCTTGTCGACCACATCCTGGCGGCCTACCACCGGCCTTTGGACGAGGAGCTACCACGTCTGGAGCAGCTGGCACGAAAGGTCCATCGCGTCCACGGCGAGCGTCATCCCGAGGTGCTCCCCCAGCTGCTCTCGACCTATCTCGGCCTGAAGGAGGAGCTGCAGGACCATATGATGAAGGAGGAACAGATCCTCTTTCCGATGATCCGGCAAGATCAGGGATCGATGGCCGCCGGCCCGATCTCGGTCATGGAGAGTGAGCACGAGTCGGCCGGTGATGCGTTGAAGCGGCTCCGAAAGCTCACCAACGGCTACCAGGTACCGGCCGAGGCGTGCAACACCTGGCGGGCGCTCTGGCACGGGCTCGCCGCTCTCGAG includes the following:
- the ric gene encoding iron-sulfur cluster repair di-iron protein, producing IFGRHGIDFCCGGGRTIREACEAKGLDTDSILEEIRNQLAESDADLECWDEAPLNDLVDHILAAYHRPLDEELPRLEQLARKVHRVHGERHPEVLPQLLSTYLGLKEELQDHMMKEEQILFPMIRQDQGSMAAGPISVMESEHESAGDALKRLRKLTNGYQVPAEACNTWRALWHGLAALEIALHEHIHLENNVLFPRALAS